The Phyllopteryx taeniolatus isolate TA_2022b chromosome 17, UOR_Ptae_1.2, whole genome shotgun sequence genome window below encodes:
- the LOC133466741 gene encoding beta-galactosidase-1-like protein 2 isoform X1: MVDRHHIEPYGFGMGCHLKSYVGQGRVTPPRRCSGTAMSIMCSFALRSSSSSAAGVIRASSSMIVLRIRNAHKRICALICLSVAVVITYRYLGIPRGGQRISRKVGLSANSSQFTLEGEPFRILGGSIHYFRVPRAYWRDRLMKMKACGINTLTTYVPWSLHQPQRGLFNFHTQLDLEAYIHLAAELGLWVILRPGPYISSELDLGGLPSWLLQDDDMRVRTTYPGFTEAVNIFFDKLIPKVVPLQFKKGGPIIAVQVENEYGSFAKDDAYMPFIKAALQSRGIRELLLTSDNRNTLKSGGVDGAMRSLKLQKLNQRDIQDLTIIQPNGPIMVMDYWTGWYDVWGDLHHVLPPEDMVSSVREILRRGMSVNLYMFHGGSSFGFISGGLAEPSYKALVPSYDYDAPLSEAGEYTQKYHLLRDLFSQFNRGQGFPDMPVLQHKEAYEPAIMYQHLSLWDALSFTEGPFKSDMPVNMEKLPMNNRNGQSHGYTLYETTITSGGFLTSGDNVKDRALVFVNKSYIGLFKRQNLELAVPHGKGPRTLSLLVENCGRVHRGRDLDKQRKGLVGDILLNNNPLREFTIYSLEMKPSFIYNLYQAPWKTLSEPLSFPSFFMGHLFVYGYPSDTFVKLPGWDKGVVFINGINLGRYWSIGPQQTLYLPGPFLNRGINQIIVFEEQEGDNKVNFEDTADLGMAADIQ, encoded by the exons ATGGTGGACCGacatcatattgaaccctacGGATttggaatgggatgtcacttaaaatcatatgtgggtcaaggcag GGTCACTCCCCCAAGGCGGTGCTCTGGTACAGCTATGAGCATCATGTGTTCATTTGCCCTGAGATCCAGTTCAAGCTCAGCTGCAGGAGTTATCCGCGCATCGTCATCTATGATTGTGCTCAGGATAAGAAACGCGCACAAAAGAATATGTGCGCTCATTTGCCTTTCTGTTGCTGTTGTCATCACATACAGATACCTAGG CATACCGAGAGGGGGGCAGAGAATAAGCCGGAAAGTCGGACTGAGTGCCAACTCGTCCCAGTTCACCTTGGAGGGTGAGCCCTTCCGTATCCTCGGAGGATCCATCCACTATTTTCGTGTGCCCAGGGCCTACTGGAGGGACCGCCTGATGAAAATGAAGGCCTGTGGCATAAACACCCTCACCAC ATACGTACCGTGGAGTCTGCATCAGCCCCAGAGAGGGCTCTTCAACTTCCACACACAGCTGGATTTAGA AGCTTATATCCATCTTGCAGCTGAACTGGGTTTGTGGGTGATTTTACGTCCAGGGCCGTACATCTCCTCTGAACTGGACCTAGGGGGGCTGCCGAG CTGGCTTCTCCAAGATGACGACATGAGAGTGAGAACAACATACCCTGGATTCACTGAGgctgtcaacattttttttgacaaacttATTCCAAAAGTTGTTCCTTTGCAG TTTAAGAAAGGTGGTCCCATTATCGCTGTCCAGGTTGAAAACGAATATGGGTCTTTTGCTAAGGATGATGCTTACATGCCATTTATTAAAGCG gcTTTGCAGTCTCGAGGGATCCGTGAGTTACTGCTCACATCAGACAACCGCAACACATTAAAGTCAGGGGGTGTAGACGGAG CCATGCGATCATTGAAGTTGCAGAAGCTAAATCAGAGAGACATTCAGGATCTGACCATAATCCAG CCAAACGGACCAATTATGGTGATGGACTACTGGACAGGCTGGTACGATGTGTGGGGTGACCTCCACCACGTGCTCCCCCCAGAGG ATATGGTGTCTAGTGTTAGAGAGATTCTGAGGCGTGGGATGTCTGTCAACCTCTACATGTTCCACGGAGGTTCCAGTTTTGGTTTCATTAGCGGAGGACTAGCTGAACCTTCCTACAAAGCATTGGTCCCCAGTTACG ATTATGACGCTCCCTTGTCAGAAGCTGGAGAGTACACTCAGAAATATCATCTCCTCAGAGATCTGTTCTCTCAATTCAACA GAGGCCAAGGGTTCCCCGACATGCCAGTGCTACAACATAAGGAAGCGTATGAACCAGCTATCATGTACCAGCACTTGTCTTTATGGGATGCTTTGAGCTTTACTGAGGGA CCGTTTAAGTCAGACATGCCGGTTAACATGGAGAAACTACCAATGAACAACAGGAATGGACAGTCCCATGGATACACACTGTATGAGACAACAATCACCAGTGGAGGCTTTTTGACATCAGGAGACAATGTTAAAGACCGTGCCCTT gtttttgtaaacaaaagttACATTGGGCTTTTCAAGCGCCAAAATCTGGAGCTGGCGGTTCCACATGGCAAG GGACCGCGGACTTTGAGTTTATTGGTGGAAAACTGTGGACGAGTTCACCGGGGAAGGGATCTCGACAAACAACGTAAAG GTCTTGTCGGAgacattttattaaacaataatcCACTACGGGAATTCACAATATACAGCTTGGAAATGAAACCCAGCTTCATTTATAA TCTCTATCAGGCCCCTTGGAAAACGCTTTCTGAACCTCTCAGTTTCCCTTCGTTTTTCATGGGCCATCTCTTTGTATACGGCTATCCCAGCGATACATTTGTGAAGCTGCCA GGTTGGGACAAAGGTGTTGTGTTTATCAATGGGATAAACTTGGGACGCTATTGGTCCATTGGACCGCAACAGACTCTCTACCTCCCTGGTCCATTTCTCAACAGGGGTATCAACCAG ATCATTGTGTTTGAGGAGCAAGAAGGTGACAACAAGGTCAACTTTGAGGACACAGCCGATCTTGGCATGGCAGCAGACATCCAGTGA
- the LOC133466741 gene encoding beta-galactosidase-1-like protein 2 isoform X2, which produces MVDRHHIEPYGFGMGCHLKSYVGQGRVTPPRRCSGTAMSIMCSFALRSSSSSAAGVIRASSSMIVLRIRNAHKRICALICLSVAVVITYRYLGIPRGGQRISRKVGLSANSSQFTLEGEPFRILGGSIHYFRVPRAYWRDRLMKMKACGINTLTTYVPWSLHQPQRGLFNFHTQLDLEAYIHLAAELGLWVILRPGPYISSELDLGGLPSWLLQDDDMRVRTTYPGFTEAVNIFFDKLIPKVVPLQFKKGGPIIAVQVENEYGSFAKDDAYMPFIKAALQSRGIRELLLTSDNRNTLKSGGVDGAMRSLKLQKLNQRDIQDLTIIQPNGPIMVMDYWTGWYDVWGDLHHVLPPEDYDAPLSEAGEYTQKYHLLRDLFSQFNRGQGFPDMPVLQHKEAYEPAIMYQHLSLWDALSFTEGPFKSDMPVNMEKLPMNNRNGQSHGYTLYETTITSGGFLTSGDNVKDRALVFVNKSYIGLFKRQNLELAVPHGKGPRTLSLLVENCGRVHRGRDLDKQRKGLVGDILLNNNPLREFTIYSLEMKPSFIYNLYQAPWKTLSEPLSFPSFFMGHLFVYGYPSDTFVKLPGWDKGVVFINGINLGRYWSIGPQQTLYLPGPFLNRGINQIIVFEEQEGDNKVNFEDTADLGMAADIQ; this is translated from the exons ATGGTGGACCGacatcatattgaaccctacGGATttggaatgggatgtcacttaaaatcatatgtgggtcaaggcag GGTCACTCCCCCAAGGCGGTGCTCTGGTACAGCTATGAGCATCATGTGTTCATTTGCCCTGAGATCCAGTTCAAGCTCAGCTGCAGGAGTTATCCGCGCATCGTCATCTATGATTGTGCTCAGGATAAGAAACGCGCACAAAAGAATATGTGCGCTCATTTGCCTTTCTGTTGCTGTTGTCATCACATACAGATACCTAGG CATACCGAGAGGGGGGCAGAGAATAAGCCGGAAAGTCGGACTGAGTGCCAACTCGTCCCAGTTCACCTTGGAGGGTGAGCCCTTCCGTATCCTCGGAGGATCCATCCACTATTTTCGTGTGCCCAGGGCCTACTGGAGGGACCGCCTGATGAAAATGAAGGCCTGTGGCATAAACACCCTCACCAC ATACGTACCGTGGAGTCTGCATCAGCCCCAGAGAGGGCTCTTCAACTTCCACACACAGCTGGATTTAGA AGCTTATATCCATCTTGCAGCTGAACTGGGTTTGTGGGTGATTTTACGTCCAGGGCCGTACATCTCCTCTGAACTGGACCTAGGGGGGCTGCCGAG CTGGCTTCTCCAAGATGACGACATGAGAGTGAGAACAACATACCCTGGATTCACTGAGgctgtcaacattttttttgacaaacttATTCCAAAAGTTGTTCCTTTGCAG TTTAAGAAAGGTGGTCCCATTATCGCTGTCCAGGTTGAAAACGAATATGGGTCTTTTGCTAAGGATGATGCTTACATGCCATTTATTAAAGCG gcTTTGCAGTCTCGAGGGATCCGTGAGTTACTGCTCACATCAGACAACCGCAACACATTAAAGTCAGGGGGTGTAGACGGAG CCATGCGATCATTGAAGTTGCAGAAGCTAAATCAGAGAGACATTCAGGATCTGACCATAATCCAG CCAAACGGACCAATTATGGTGATGGACTACTGGACAGGCTGGTACGATGTGTGGGGTGACCTCCACCACGTGCTCCCCCCAGAGG ATTATGACGCTCCCTTGTCAGAAGCTGGAGAGTACACTCAGAAATATCATCTCCTCAGAGATCTGTTCTCTCAATTCAACA GAGGCCAAGGGTTCCCCGACATGCCAGTGCTACAACATAAGGAAGCGTATGAACCAGCTATCATGTACCAGCACTTGTCTTTATGGGATGCTTTGAGCTTTACTGAGGGA CCGTTTAAGTCAGACATGCCGGTTAACATGGAGAAACTACCAATGAACAACAGGAATGGACAGTCCCATGGATACACACTGTATGAGACAACAATCACCAGTGGAGGCTTTTTGACATCAGGAGACAATGTTAAAGACCGTGCCCTT gtttttgtaaacaaaagttACATTGGGCTTTTCAAGCGCCAAAATCTGGAGCTGGCGGTTCCACATGGCAAG GGACCGCGGACTTTGAGTTTATTGGTGGAAAACTGTGGACGAGTTCACCGGGGAAGGGATCTCGACAAACAACGTAAAG GTCTTGTCGGAgacattttattaaacaataatcCACTACGGGAATTCACAATATACAGCTTGGAAATGAAACCCAGCTTCATTTATAA TCTCTATCAGGCCCCTTGGAAAACGCTTTCTGAACCTCTCAGTTTCCCTTCGTTTTTCATGGGCCATCTCTTTGTATACGGCTATCCCAGCGATACATTTGTGAAGCTGCCA GGTTGGGACAAAGGTGTTGTGTTTATCAATGGGATAAACTTGGGACGCTATTGGTCCATTGGACCGCAACAGACTCTCTACCTCCCTGGTCCATTTCTCAACAGGGGTATCAACCAG ATCATTGTGTTTGAGGAGCAAGAAGGTGACAACAAGGTCAACTTTGAGGACACAGCCGATCTTGGCATGGCAGCAGACATCCAGTGA
- the b3gat1b gene encoding galactosylgalactosylxylosylprotein 3-beta-glucuronosyltransferase 1, with protein MPKRRNIVAILLILLPWILLIYVWDDSTSPPFLARLKGHRGSPSSSNTFANKESRSQNIFEVVRSKDVYAKPLPNSDILPTVHVITPTYRRAMQKADLTRLANTLLHVANLHWIVVEDSQKRTALVSRLLHETELNYTHLNVKTPQNFITYGRPDPKFPRGTLQRNLALRWLRETFNVYKTQPGIVYFADDDNAYSLKVFEEMRSTRKVSVWPVAFVGGLRYESPKVNSLGKVYGWKVVYDPHRPFAIDMAGFAINLHLILSKPQAYFKLDAKGGYQESSLLKELVTLNDLEPKAENCTKILVWHTRTERPLLVNEGKKGFTDSNVEI; from the exons ATGCCGAAAAGACGAAACATTGTTGCCATTTTATTGATCCTATTGCCTTGGATCTTACTCATCTATGTTTGGGACGACAGCACCAGCCCCCCATTTCTTGCAAGACTTAAGG GACACAGAGGCAGTCCAAGCTCCAGCAATACCTTTGCTAACAAAGAGTCCCGCTCACAGAACATATTCGAGGTGGTGCGTTCTAAGGATGTGTATGCCAAGCCACTACCCAATTCTGACATCCTGCCAACCGTCCATGTCATCACCCCTACCTACCGGCGGGCGATGCAGAAGGCTGACCTCACTCGTCTAGCCAACACTTTGCTCCATGTGGCCAACCTGCACTGGATCGTGGTGGAGGACTCGCAAAAGAGGACGGCTCTGGTTAGTCGTCTCCTCCATGAGACGGAACTCAATTACACGCACCTAAACGTGAAGACGCCTCAGAACTTCATTACGTATGGTCGCCCAGATCCTAAATTCCCAAGGGGGACCTTACAAAGAAATCTGGCTTTGCGGTGGCTTCGAGAGACCTTCAATGTATACAAAACCCAGCCAGGCATCGTCTACTTTGCAGATGATGACAACGCTTACAGCCTGAAAGTATTTGAGGAG ATGCGATCTACCAGAAAGGTCTCTGTGTGGCCCGTTGCATTTGTTGGGGGCCTTCGCTACGAGTCCCCCAAGGTAAACAGCTTGGGAAAGGTGTATGGCTGGAAGGTTGTATATGACCCACATCGACCCTTCGCCATTGACATGGCTGGCTTTGCAATAAACCTGCACCTCATCCTGTCAAAGCCTCAGGCATATTTCAAGCTAGATGCGAAGGGAGGTTACCAGGAGAGCAGTTTGTTAAAGGAGCTTGTCACCCTCAACGATCTGGAGCCTAAAGCAGAAAACTGCACTAAG ATATTAGTGTGGCACACTCGTACAGAAAGGCCTTTACTGGTAAATGAAGGAAAGAAAGGATTTACAGACTCAAATGTGGAGATATGA